A single Mustela lutreola isolate mMusLut2 chromosome X, mMusLut2.pri, whole genome shotgun sequence DNA region contains:
- the LOC131821055 gene encoding testis-expressed protein 13D-like produces the protein MAVNFGDHASGFRHTEVIRFINNEVLLNGGGPDFYVAFRSRPWNEVEDRLRAVVADPQVPHAIKRACAWSALALSVRVGARQREQQECRVHWLQEQVEERETAAWALASELQRLCRERKEVAAQLRCAQAALQHVVDERNVLRGRLLRAEKSGRVDQPPQEVTSESGAEQGGAAAWPGDMDEKSKMMATEAQAMHHLEARMAAPASAAAAPASAAAAPASAAAAPAAAAAVPAAAAAAPAAMLYVQALPSSWAQALQTSLPVQVPHPFPFSASFQMGFPYWAPLPHSVVVEADTAAATTTATAVPLQMPLMPPLGVYPPGQWAAVGVQEQMAPLCEQRFCDQEECSETFQGGCPLGDSRSQSQDEGPVCPQGKTSLEDSGSHSQKDLESPQGTTPLEDRSSNHKECPLMPQEKYPLENSKSHSQEDQERPQGTSPLGSSRSSGVIKSPKKQQPPGQKAKPLKGKKVSDSQLQEKPASGCSPKNWDCPWCKAMNFSWCTPCYQCKKVCVAVESGGLDTGEPH, from the coding sequence ATGGCGGTTAACTTTGGGGACCACGCCAGCGGGTTCCGCCATACCGAGGTGATCAGGTTCATCAACAATGAAGTCCTCCTGAACGGTGGCGGCCCAGATTTCTACGTGGCCTTCCGCTCACGGCCCTGGAACGAAGTCGAGGACCGGCTTCGGGCCGTGGTGGCGGACCCGCAGGTGCCGCACGCCATCAAACGGGCCTGCGCCTGGAGCGCGCTGGCCCTGAGCGTGCGCGTGGGCGCAAGGCAGCGGGAGCAGCAGGAGTGCCGGGTCCATTGGCTGCAGGAGCAAGTAGAGGAGCGCGAGACTGCTGCCTGGGCCCTGGCCTCCGAGCTGCAGCGGCTATGCAGGGAGCGCAAGGAGGTGGCTGCGCAGCTTCGATGTGCGCAGGCTGCTTTGCAGCATGTGGTGGATGAGAGAAATGTGTTGCGTGGGCGACTGCTCCGGGCGGAGAAGTCGGGCCGGGTTGACCAACCTCCTCAGGAGGTCACCTCTGAGTCAGGAGCAGAACAAGGTGGGGCCGCTGCCTGGCCAGGGGATATGGATGAGAAGAGCAAGATGATGGCCACAGAGGCACAGGCCATGCACCATTTGGAGGCCCGGATGGCAGCTCCGGCATCCGCAGCAGCAGCTCCGGCATCCGCAGCAGCAGCTCCGGCATCCGCAGCAGCAGCTCCCGCAGCCGCAGCAGCAGTTCCGGCAGCCGCAGCAGCAGCTCCCGCAGCCATGCTTTATGTGCAGGCACTTCCAAGCTCCTGGGCCCAGGCTTTGCAGACCTCTCTGCCAGTGCAGGTGCCACATCCATTCCcattctctgcatcattccaaatGGGATTCCCATACTGGGCACCTCTACCACACTCAGTAGTTGTGGAAGCAGacacagcagcagcaacaacaacagcaacagcagtTCCACTCCAGATGCCCCTCATGCCACCCCTGGGGGTCTACCCACCTGGCCAATGGGCTGCAGTGGGGGTCCAGGAGCAGATGGCACCACTGTGTGAACAGAGGTTCTGTGACCAGGAGGAATGTTCTGAGACCTTCCAGGGAGGATGTCCCCTGGGAGACAGCAGAAGCCAGAGCCAAGATGAAGGTCCTGTGTGTCCCCAGGGAAAGACTTCGCTGGAGGACAGTGGAAGCCATAGCCAGAAAGATCTGGAGAGTCCTCAGGGGACAACACCCCTGGAAGACAGAAGTTCCAATCATAAGGAATGTCCATTGATGCCCCAGGAGAAGTACCCCCTGGAGAACAGCAAGAGCCACAGCCAAGAAGATCAAGAGAGGCCCCAGGGGACATCCCCACTGGGAAGCAGCAGGAGCAGTGGTGTGATAAAAAGCCCCAAGAAACAGCAACCTCCAGGGCAGAAAGCCAAGccactaaaagggaaaaaagtctcAGATTCCCAACTCCAGGAGAAGCCTGCCTCAGGATGCAGTCCAAAGAATTGGGACTGCCCATGGTGTAAAGCTATGAATTTTTCATGGTGCACACCCTGCTATCAATGCAAGAAAGTCTGTGTGGCAGTTGAGAGTGGAGGCCTGGACACAGGAGAACCTCACTAA